A stretch of DNA from Nitratireductor thuwali:
GGGAAATTCGCGTCACCTGCGAATTCTGCGCCAAGGAATACGCGTTCGATTCCGAGGATTTCCGGTAGACCCGGACGCCCGGCCGGCGGTGTTCAGTTCACCGTTGCATCGGCTCCCGGCAGATCGAGCGAAAAGGCCGGAATGTCGACCTCGAACAGAGCGCCGCTCGCCGACCGCATCGTATACCGCCCGGTCATGATGCCGGATGTCGTCGGCAGCGGGCAGACCGACGTATAGCGGTAGCTCTCGTCGGGGCCGAGTTCCGGCTGCTCGCCGACGACACCGGCGCCACGCACCTCCTGTGCTCGTCCCAAGCCGTCGGTGATGTGCCAGTAGCGTGACAGAAGCTGCACCTTTTCGTCCGAATGGTTGGCGATGGTGACCTGATAGGCCCACACGAACCTGCCTTCGTCCGGGTCCGAATGATCCGGCAGGAAGGAGGGTTCCACCTGCACCTCGATGTCATGTGTCACTGCGCGATACATGGATCTTCCGCTGACGATATTGTGACACGTGATATGTGTCGTCGCACGGTATAGATCAACGCGTGACAATCGTGGGAAGGATCACCATTGCTTGATGGATGGGCCCGGCGGAAGCTCGATCCGCTGCTGAACCGCATAGCGGCCGGTGTCGCGCGCGGCGGTATCGGCGCCGATGCCGTCACGCTGGCAGGCTGCGGGATCGGGCTCGCCGCTGCGGCGCTGGTGGCCGTCGGCTGGTTCGGCATCGCTTTCGTCCTCATCGTTCTAAGCCGGCTGGCCGACGGTGTGGACGGCGCGGTCGCGCGCATCAATGGGCCGACCGATCTTGGCGGGTTTCTCGACATCGTGCTCGACTTCCTCTTTTACGGCGCCGTGCCGCTGGGCTTCGTATTGTTCGATCCCGCTGCCAATGGCGTCGCCGGCGCCGTTCTGCTTTTTGCTTTCTATGTCAACGGCGCGAGCTTCCTCACCTTCGCGGTGATGGCGGAAAAGCGTCGGCTGGTCAGCACGGCGCGCGGCAGCAAATCTCTGTTCTTCACCACAGGCATAGCCGAGGCAGGCGAGACGCTGGCCGTCTTCCTGCTCGCCTGCCTCTTTCCCGCATGGTTCCCCGTCCTAGCCTACGCTTTCGCGTCGATAACGCTTTACACGGCGCTGTCGCGCATCGTGCTGGCCGGACGGGAACTGAGGTAGCGGCCCCCGCTACGCTGCCTCCAGCGCCTGCTCAATGTCCTTGAGCAGATCTTCCACGTCCTCCAGCCCAAGCGACAGGCGCAGCGTGCCTTCACCGATTCCGGCCTCCGCGCGCGCCTCATCCGTGAGATTTTTGTGCGTTGTGGTCGTGGGATGCGTGACGAGGCTCTTGGCGTCGCCCAGATTGTTGGAGATGCCGATGATCGAGAGCGCGTTCTCGAAGGCGAAGGACGACGATTTTCCGCCCTTCAGATCGAAGCAGACCAGCGTGGAGCCGCCCGTCATCTGCCGCGCGACGATATCCGCCTGGGGATGATCCTTGCGCCCGGGATAGATGACGCGTCCGATCTTGGGATGTTCGGCCAGATAGTCGGCCACGCGAGCAGCGCTCTGGCTCTGTTGACGCACGCGGAGCGGCAGCGTTTCGAGCCCCTTCAGAAGCGTCCAGGCATTGAATGGGGAAAGGCTGGGCCCGGTATGCCGGAAATAGTCGTGCAGGTTCTGGTCGATCCACTCCTTGTCCGACAGCACGACACCGCCCAGACACCGGCCCTGGCCGTCGATATGCTTGGTCGCGGAGTAGACCACCACATGCGCTCCGAGCTCCAGCGGCTTCTGCAGGAGCGGGGTGGCGAACACGTTGTCGACCACGAGACGGGCGCCGGCGCCGTCGGCCAGCCGACCGATGCCAGCGATGTCGCAGACCTCCAGCGTCGGATTGGTGGGACTTTCCAGAAAAAACAGCTTGGTGTTGGGTCGGATGGCCTCTTCCCAGGCGGCGAGCGATTTGCCGTCGACGAGGGTGGTTTCGATGCCGTAGCGCGGCATCAGCGTCTCCACCACCCAGCGGCATGAACCGAAAAGGGCGCGTGCCGCCACCACATGGTCGCCCGCCTTGAGTGAACACAGAAGCGCGGCCGAAACCGCCGCCATCCCCGATGCCGTGGCTCGGGCATCCTCCGCCCCTTCCAGCGCGCACATGCGCTTTTCGAACATGTCGACGGTGGGATTGGCGTAGCGCGAATAGATGAAGCCCGGCTCCTCGCCCTTGAAACGGGCTTCGGCGGCTTCGGCGCTGTCGTAGAGGAAGCCCTGCGTCAAATAGAGAGCCTCGGACGTCTCGCCGAACTGCGAGCGCAGCGTGCCCGCATGGACAAGGGCGGTTTGCGGTTTCCAGTCTTTGCCAAAATTGCTTGTCATCGTCTTCGCTCAAAAATAAAACCGGCCGCGGGAAGCCGCTTGCCGGTTCGAGCGCCCTGGTGACAGGTCGTTGCCGCGGCCTTTTAGCGACTTGTTTAACGTGGCTGCAAGCCGACCGGCCAAATCACCACGGGATAAATTGTCTTTAGACGGCGGCGCGCCTTGCGTCAATTGCGGCTGGCGTTAAAGCTCGCGCACCAGCTTCCGGAGGCAAGTCGTGAACCCAGCAGGCATATTGCCAGATTCTGAGATCGCAGCGCTCTTCGACAGCGGCGCGCTGGCTGCGCCGCACCCGCTCGATCCGGATCAGGTGCAACCGGCCAGCCTTGATCTGCGCCTGGGGGATGTCGCGTACCGCGTGCGTGCGAGCTTTCTGCCCGGGCCGCAGAGCCTCGTTTCCGAAAAGTTGGACCGACTGAAGCTTCACGAGATACCGCTGGGCGGGGGGGCGGTGCTGGAGACCGGCTGCGTCTATATAGTGCCGCTAATGGAGCGGCTTTCCCTGCCAGCCGATATTTCCGCGTCCGCCAACCCTAAAAGTTCGACCGGCCGGCTCGACATATTCACCCGCGTGATGACCGACTTCGGGCCAGAGTTCGACAAGATCGTGCCAGGATACAAGGGGCCGCTCTATCTGGAAGTGAGCCCCCGCACCTTCCCGATCATCCTGCGCACCGGCTCACGGCTTTCGCAGATACGCTTCCGTCGGGGCAAGACCCTGCTCACGGAAGCCGAGCTTGTGGCGCTGCATGAGATGGAGACGCTGGTGGCTGCGCAGACGCCGAATATCTCCGGCGGCGGGATAGCGCTCTCCATCGATCTGACGGGCGGTGCCGACCGCCTTGTCGGCTATCGCGCCAAGCACCACACCAGCCTGGTCGACGTGGATCGGAAGGCGGCCCACACGGTGACCGATTTCTGGGAACCGCTCTACAATCACGGCAAGGCCGAGTTGGTTCTGGACCCGGACGAGTTCTATATCCTGGTTTCGCGCGAGGCGGTTCACGTGCCGCCGGCCTATGCCGCCGAGATGACGCCGTTCGATCCCCTGGTGGGAGAATTCCGCGTCCATTACGCCGGCTTCTTCGACCCCGGGTTCGGCCATTCGGGAGCGGGCGGCACGGGCAGCCGTGCCGTGCTGGAAGTGCGCAGCCACGAGGTGCCCTTCATTCTCGAACACGGGCAGATCGTCGGACGGCTGGTCTACGAGCGTATGGGCGCGCGGCCCCGGGCCCTATACGGCACGGACCTAAAGTCGAACTACCAGGGGCAGGCGCTGAAATTGTCGAAGCATTTCATCGCCTGACATCACCCGCGTTCTCGCGTTTCAACGCCCGCACATCGTCGCGCAGCGCGCGAATTTCCGCCAGAATGACCTCTTGTTCCTGCTGCATCGCGCTTCGCTCGGCGGTGGCAGCGGCGTCGTGCTCGGCCTGCATGGCCGAAACGATGATGCCGATGAACAGGTTCAGCACGGTGAAGGTCGTCGACACGATGAAGGGGATGAAGAACAGCCACGCCCAGGGGAACATCTCCATGACCGGGCGCACGATCCCCATCGACCAGCTTTCCAGCGTCATGATCTGAAACAACGAATAGGCCGAGCGGCCGATTGAGCCGAACCAGTCGGGGAAATGTGCGCCGAAGAGCTTCGTGGCCATCACGGAGAACACGTAGAACACCAGCGCCAGCAACAGCATGATCGAGCCCATGCCCGGCAGCGCCGCAATGAGCCCGCCCACCACGCGCCTCAGCGAGGGCACCATCGAGACCAGCCTGAGCACACGCAGGATACGCAGCGCCCGCAGCACCGAGAGGTTGGCTGACGCGGGGACAAGGGCGATGCTGACCACGAGAAGGTCGAAAATCCGCCAGGGATCGCGAAAGAAGCGCCCGCGATAGACGATAAGCTTGGCCCCGAGTTCCAGCACGAATACGCTGAGAATCAGCCTGTCGAGTGTCAGCAGCAGCGGACCGGCCACCTCCATGGCCCGCTCCGATGTCTCGAGACCGAGGGTGATGGCGTTGATGACGATCAGCACGGTGATCGTCAGCTCGAAACGCCGGGATTCCAGGAAGTTCTTGAGGGCGTTCACTATGGTAACAACCGGTTGATGAGGGCCGGCGAACAGGTGGTATGGAAAACGCGCCGCGTCAAGGCGGCAGGCGGGCCCAAAGCATAATCCGCCTTGACAGGAAGGGCCATCATCACGAATTAATGGCCCGCCTGAAGGCATCGGTCGCTAGCGGCCGGTGCAGCGGGCGGGCGTAGTTCAGTGGTAGAACGTCAGCTTCCCAAGCTGAATGTCGTCGGTTCGATCCCGATCGCCCGCTCCAGCTTCCACTTGCGAAGACTGCTGCATCGGGGCGAGAATCCGCATCGGTCGCCGGGATCGCAACCTGCGCCATTGTGCGGCTGTGTCTTGCCGGTCAGCGCTGCGTCATGCGCGCCAGCTTGCCGTCTTCCAGAGAGCGCAGATAGTCGATGAGTTCCGCGCCCGGCAGCGGCTTGCTGAGCAGGTATCCCTGCACCTCGTCGCAGCCCGCGCCACGCAGGATCTGCAGTTGCTCGGCGGTTTCCACGCCTTCGGCCACCGTGGTCATGCCGAGGCTGGAAGCCATGGTGATGATGGAGGCGACGATCGCATTGTGATCCTGGTTGACGCCTATTTCCTCGACGAAGACCTTGTCGATCTTGATCTGGTCGACCGTGAACTTCTTAAGATAGCTGAGCGAGGAGTAGCCCGTTCCGAAATCGTCCAGCGAAATCTTCATACCCATCCTGCGCAAAACCTGCAGGTCCGCCCGCACCTCGTCATTGTCGTCGAGCAGAAGCGTTTCCGTGATCTCGAGGTGAAGCCGGTTCGACGGCAGCCCGGATTGGTGCAACGCGTCCTGCACCGTCTCAACGATGTTGCTGCGCTCGAACTGGACCGGCGATAGGTTGACGGCAACGCAAACGCCGTCGCCGAGATCCGCGGCGAAAGCGCATGCCTTATTGAGCACCCATTCGCCTAATCCGAGGATGATCCCGGTCTCTTCCGCAACCTTGACGATCTCCTGCGGCGTTGCCGAACTGACGGTCTCGTCCTTCCAACGCAGCAGCGCCTCTACGCATGTTACATTGCCGGAGTTGATATTGGTGATCGGCTGAAAGGCCAGCTCGAACTGGTTGTCGAAGGGCGCGGCCAGAAGCAGGCTTTCGATCTCCGATTTATGCTCCATCCTTGCCGACATCTCTTCGTTGTAGAAGGCATAGGCGCCGCCACCCGCGCGCTTTGCCTCATACAGGGCCAGATCGGCGTTGCGCAGCAGCACATCGACGTCAGTCATGTCGCCGCCGCTTAGCGCTATGCCGACGCTGCCGCCGGTGAGCACTTCGCGCCCGTCGATGGTGTAGACCTCCAGCAGGGCGCTGACGAGACGTCCGGCCAGGGCCGCCGCCTGGTCGGGGTGGGTGAGGTTCCCGTGAACCACTACAAACTCGTCGCCGCCCACCCGCGAGACCATGTCGGCCCCGCGGCAGGCGAACCGCAGCCGCCGGGCCGCTTCGCACAGGAGCTTGTCGCCGAACGGGTGCCCGTGGGAGTCGTTGACCTTCTTGAAGTTATCGAGGTCGATGCACATGATGGAGGTGAGCCGGCTCCGCCGTCCGTCGGCGTGCAGCGTCTCGACGAGGCGTTCGCGCAGCAACACGCGGTTGGGCAGGTCCGTCAGCGCGTCATGCCGCGCCATATGGGAAACCTTCAGCTGCGCCGTATGGCTCTCGGTCACGTCCTCGAAAGTGGAGATCCAGCCGCCATCGTCCATCGGCTTGTGCGAAACCATCACGATGCACCCGCCGGCTATCGTCTCTATGAGAGGGTTCTGCTCCTGCCGGCTGAAAAGCCGCCTAGCGTCGCGGGATGAGCAGGTGCCGGCCGCTTCCATGCGTTGGGCCAGGGTCTCCAGCCTGGTGCCGCGTTGGACGTCGTCAAAGGACAGCCGGAACAGGTCCGCCATCCGGCGGTTGGA
This window harbors:
- the apaG gene encoding Co2+/Mg2+ efflux protein ApaG; this translates as MYRAVTHDIEVQVEPSFLPDHSDPDEGRFVWAYQVTIANHSDEKVQLLSRYWHITDGLGRAQEVRGAGVVGEQPELGPDESYRYTSVCPLPTTSGIMTGRYTMRSASGALFEVDIPAFSLDLPGADATVN
- a CDS encoding CDP-alcohol phosphatidyltransferase family protein, which encodes MLDGWARRKLDPLLNRIAAGVARGGIGADAVTLAGCGIGLAAAALVAVGWFGIAFVLIVLSRLADGVDGAVARINGPTDLGGFLDIVLDFLFYGAVPLGFVLFDPAANGVAGAVLLFAFYVNGASFLTFAVMAEKRRLVSTARGSKSLFFTTGIAEAGETLAVFLLACLFPAWFPVLAYAFASITLYTALSRIVLAGRELR
- a CDS encoding O-succinylhomoserine sulfhydrylase: MTSNFGKDWKPQTALVHAGTLRSQFGETSEALYLTQGFLYDSAEAAEARFKGEEPGFIYSRYANPTVDMFEKRMCALEGAEDARATASGMAAVSAALLCSLKAGDHVVAARALFGSCRWVVETLMPRYGIETTLVDGKSLAAWEEAIRPNTKLFFLESPTNPTLEVCDIAGIGRLADGAGARLVVDNVFATPLLQKPLELGAHVVVYSATKHIDGQGRCLGGVVLSDKEWIDQNLHDYFRHTGPSLSPFNAWTLLKGLETLPLRVRQQSQSAARVADYLAEHPKIGRVIYPGRKDHPQADIVARQMTGGSTLVCFDLKGGKSSSFAFENALSIIGISNNLGDAKSLVTHPTTTTHKNLTDEARAEAGIGEGTLRLSLGLEDVEDLLKDIEQALEAA
- a CDS encoding 2'-deoxycytidine 5'-triphosphate deaminase encodes the protein MNPAGILPDSEIAALFDSGALAAPHPLDPDQVQPASLDLRLGDVAYRVRASFLPGPQSLVSEKLDRLKLHEIPLGGGAVLETGCVYIVPLMERLSLPADISASANPKSSTGRLDIFTRVMTDFGPEFDKIVPGYKGPLYLEVSPRTFPIILRTGSRLSQIRFRRGKTLLTEAELVALHEMETLVAAQTPNISGGGIALSIDLTGGADRLVGYRAKHHTSLVDVDRKAAHTVTDFWEPLYNHGKAELVLDPDEFYILVSREAVHVPPAYAAEMTPFDPLVGEFRVHYAGFFDPGFGHSGAGGTGSRAVLEVRSHEVPFILEHGQIVGRLVYERMGARPRALYGTDLKSNYQGQALKLSKHFIA
- a CDS encoding ion transporter yields the protein MNALKNFLESRRFELTITVLIVINAITLGLETSERAMEVAGPLLLTLDRLILSVFVLELGAKLIVYRGRFFRDPWRIFDLLVVSIALVPASANLSVLRALRILRVLRLVSMVPSLRRVVGGLIAALPGMGSIMLLLALVFYVFSVMATKLFGAHFPDWFGSIGRSAYSLFQIMTLESWSMGIVRPVMEMFPWAWLFFIPFIVSTTFTVLNLFIGIIVSAMQAEHDAAATAERSAMQQEQEVILAEIRALRDDVRALKRENAGDVRR
- a CDS encoding putative bifunctional diguanylate cyclase/phosphodiesterase — protein: MLAASMAILLVAAIYISFLVHKRQALFEEVSQYNVAFSAGQGVNEFLRFRKALLEALVNEGSEEAAASIRKARLRYEIFLNRLSLFSSGDFRTFALESPDRQEVIEEASGTMESVDALITEGGDIEKALALTGRLESDLVGLVSEANSYGGQAVAHDQRQLYVLHWQFTAVTILLVLSGFGLFVLNSWQTRLLEATRKSLAASNEDLQRTSAQLVTSNIRLGEQNKLFETALDNMTHGLAMFDPHGHLIVSNRRMADLFRLSFDDVQRGTRLETLAQRMEAAGTCSSRDARRLFSRQEQNPLIETIAGGCIVMVSHKPMDDGGWISTFEDVTESHTAQLKVSHMARHDALTDLPNRVLLRERLVETLHADGRRSRLTSIMCIDLDNFKKVNDSHGHPFGDKLLCEAARRLRFACRGADMVSRVGGDEFVVVHGNLTHPDQAAALAGRLVSALLEVYTIDGREVLTGGSVGIALSGGDMTDVDVLLRNADLALYEAKRAGGGAYAFYNEEMSARMEHKSEIESLLLAAPFDNQFELAFQPITNINSGNVTCVEALLRWKDETVSSATPQEIVKVAEETGIILGLGEWVLNKACAFAADLGDGVCVAVNLSPVQFERSNIVETVQDALHQSGLPSNRLHLEITETLLLDDNDEVRADLQVLRRMGMKISLDDFGTGYSSLSYLKKFTVDQIKIDKVFVEEIGVNQDHNAIVASIITMASSLGMTTVAEGVETAEQLQILRGAGCDEVQGYLLSKPLPGAELIDYLRSLEDGKLARMTQR